From Candidatus Edwardsbacteria bacterium, a single genomic window includes:
- a CDS encoding aminopeptidase, translating to MNKIDRAVKVAFEQCLAVKKSETVLVVTDDASLEVGQVFYRAARTLCRDAVLMLMSERENNGQEPPTELAAAMLKSEAVFLVTTKSLSHTQARKKASQAGARIASMPGITLDMMARTIDVDYTKMKQIGKRLCGILKNASEVLIKTELGTNLAFSIKGRRAEPDTGIIPNLGGFTNLPAGEVYLAPMEGTAQGRLVVDGSIGDTGILKKPIEIAISHGFAVGMKGGREARNLWEMLSKHGKDAFNVAEFGIGINPKATITGNILEDEKALTTIHIAFGDNSGFGGRVSVASHQDGIVRNPSVWVDGKLLMEKGKLKV from the coding sequence ATGAATAAGATTGATCGGGCAGTCAAGGTCGCCTTTGAACAATGCCTGGCGGTCAAAAAAAGCGAAACGGTTCTGGTGGTCACCGACGATGCCAGCCTGGAAGTCGGTCAGGTTTTTTATCGGGCCGCCCGGACGCTGTGCCGCGATGCGGTGCTGATGCTCATGTCGGAGAGGGAAAACAACGGACAGGAGCCTCCTACTGAGCTGGCTGCGGCCATGCTGAAAAGCGAGGCGGTCTTTCTGGTCACCACCAAATCGCTGTCGCATACCCAAGCCCGCAAAAAAGCCAGCCAAGCCGGAGCCAGGATAGCCAGCATGCCGGGGATAACGCTGGATATGATGGCCAGAACCATTGATGTAGATTATACAAAGATGAAGCAAATCGGAAAGCGCCTATGCGGTATATTGAAAAACGCCTCGGAGGTCCTGATCAAAACAGAACTGGGGACAAACCTGGCTTTTTCCATAAAAGGACGCCGGGCGGAGCCCGATACAGGTATTATTCCCAACCTGGGAGGTTTCACTAACCTTCCAGCCGGCGAGGTCTATCTGGCTCCGATGGAGGGCACCGCCCAAGGGCGGCTGGTGGTGGACGGCTCTATCGGCGATACCGGGATCCTGAAAAAACCGATAGAGATAGCCATCTCGCATGGTTTTGCAGTCGGCATGAAAGGCGGGCGTGAGGCGAGAAACTTATGGGAGATGCTCTCCAAACATGGGAAGGATGCTTTCAATGTGGCCGAGTTCGGCATAGGCATAAACCCTAAGGCCACCATCACCGGGAATATTTTGGAGGATGAAAAGGCCCTGACCACCATTCATATCGCTTTCGGCGACAACAGCGGTTTCGGTGGCCGGGTGAGCGTGGCCAGCCACCAGGATGGCATCGTACGCAACCCCAGCGTCTGGGTAGACGGGAAACTACTGATGGAAAAAGGCAAACTAAAGGTATAG
- the murA gene encoding UDP-N-acetylglucosamine 1-carboxyvinyltransferase: MDKFVIAGGKPLSGMIRASGAKNAVLPAMAACLLAPGKSVLTNVPNVMDVRTMRRLLIRLGAKVDFEDNRMTIDVPAKLKCEAEYEIVKQMRASYYVLGPLLARFGKAKVSLPGGCSIGARPIDLHLKGMEALGAKIQILHGYVEAHGKQLKGARVLLAGSHGVSVGATINVMMAAALAKGVTIIESAALEPEVVSTAQMLVSMGADITGAGTPVITIAGVDGLRPVEIRMIPDRIEAGSLMIAAAISGGCLTIEDCRPDHLGSVIEALRAMGVKVAAGDEMVTVEARRRVKPIDLTIAPYPGFPTDMQPQMMTLMTTASGLSVITETIFENRFMHVPELQRLGADIKIEGKSAVIKGVPELTGAPVMGSDLRASAALVIAGLKAEGKTEVNRIYHLDRGYEKWERKLKKVGAKIRRVHEKMAV; the protein is encoded by the coding sequence GTGGATAAATTCGTCATAGCAGGTGGAAAACCGTTGTCCGGCATGATCCGGGCCTCGGGCGCCAAGAATGCAGTGTTGCCGGCCATGGCAGCTTGCTTGCTGGCCCCGGGAAAGTCCGTCCTGACCAACGTTCCCAATGTGATGGACGTGCGCACCATGAGGCGCCTGCTTATCCGGCTGGGAGCCAAGGTGGATTTTGAAGATAATCGGATGACCATCGATGTGCCGGCCAAGCTGAAGTGCGAGGCCGAATACGAGATCGTCAAACAGATGCGGGCCTCCTATTATGTGCTGGGGCCTCTGCTGGCCAGGTTCGGTAAAGCCAAAGTGTCCCTGCCGGGGGGTTGCTCCATCGGGGCCCGGCCGATTGATCTGCACCTGAAAGGCATGGAGGCCCTGGGAGCTAAAATTCAGATATTGCACGGTTATGTCGAGGCCCACGGCAAGCAGCTTAAAGGGGCCAGGGTTCTTTTGGCCGGTTCCCACGGGGTGTCGGTGGGGGCCACCATCAATGTGATGATGGCGGCGGCTTTGGCCAAGGGGGTCACCATCATCGAATCAGCGGCCCTGGAGCCCGAGGTGGTATCCACCGCCCAGATGCTGGTATCCATGGGAGCGGACATCACCGGCGCCGGTACTCCGGTGATAACCATCGCCGGGGTGGATGGCTTAAGGCCGGTTGAGATCAGGATGATCCCCGATCGTATCGAGGCTGGATCTTTAATGATAGCGGCGGCCATCAGCGGTGGCTGCCTAACTATCGAGGACTGCCGTCCGGACCATTTGGGATCGGTCATCGAAGCGCTGAGGGCCATGGGGGTTAAAGTAGCGGCCGGCGACGAGATGGTGACCGTCGAAGCCCGGCGTCGGGTTAAACCGATAGATCTCACCATTGCCCCCTATCCCGGCTTCCCCACCGATATGCAGCCCCAGATGATGACCCTGATGACCACGGCCTCGGGCCTTTCGGTGATCACCGAGACCATCTTTGAGAACCGGTTCATGCATGTTCCCGAGCTGCAGCGATTGGGGGCCGATATCAAGATCGAGGGCAAGAGCGCCGTGATCAAGGGCGTGCCCGAATTGACCGGGGCCCCGGTGATGGGCTCCGATCTAAGAGCTTCGGCGGCCCTGGTCATCGCCGGGCTCAAGGCCGAGGGCAAGACCGAGGTCAACCGCATATACCATCTGGATAGGGGCTATGAGAAGTGGGAGAGGAAGCTGAAGAAGGTGGGGGCCAAGATCCGCCGGGTGCACGAGAAAATGGCGGTCTGA
- a CDS encoding Trm112 family protein has translation MLDQKLLDILACPKCKGELEYRPKELKLLCWTCKLGYNIKDDIPVMLIDEAEPIEGSKK, from the coding sequence ATGTTGGATCAGAAATTGCTGGATATCCTGGCTTGCCCCAAATGCAAGGGAGAGCTGGAGTACCGTCCCAAGGAACTCAAATTGCTATGCTGGACCTGCAAACTGGGTTACAACATCAAAGATGATATCCCGGTGATGCTTATAGATGAGGCCGAGCCGATTGAGGGGAGCAAGAAATAG